From Coffea arabica cultivar ET-39 chromosome 2e, Coffea Arabica ET-39 HiFi, whole genome shotgun sequence, the proteins below share one genomic window:
- the LOC140036368 gene encoding uncharacterized protein has product MAASPPKLFSRSWKVYFLISCGGRLTKVQTPLDSEERFVCFARRRGVGFRLLEDIHRAFSIKLWWNFRSKSSLWVSFMHAKFCRVVHPNLVFFEKGSEGWRRMVKVRALAERHIGWIIWSESSNFWFDNWLGTGGLADWLDSVSDHKVAEFVQGGSRDVRRISQWVPLDIVAEIGQTHPPVGSLPDLMVWRPEPSGHFTLKTAFSLVQHHSRPSLLFNRIWHPGVPLRVSFFLLRLLRDRLPLDCSVWKLGIQGPSRCLCCPSPEIETTEHLFGDGVMARYVWRFFGAPVGIGCPFDDLLASLEGSQRYEVRGQEDCRGTGMSIDLIRDATVVQDPVSGLSGSVVVVDPVPFGHINMETGGFT; this is encoded by the exons ATGGCGGCTTCGCCCCCAAAGCTATTTTCAAGGAGCTGGAAGGTATATTTTCTAATTTCCTGTGGGGGTCGACTGACGAAGGTCCAAACACCATTGGATTCGGAGGAAAGATTTGTGTGTTTTGCGCGAAGAAGAGGGGTTGGCTTCCGTCTACTAGAGGATATTCATAGGGCCTTCTCCATCAAATTATGGTGGAATTTTCGTTCCAAGTCGTCCTTGTGGGTCTCATTTATGCATGCAAAGTTTTGCCGGGTGGTGCACCCCAACCTGGTATTTTTTGAGAAGGGCTCAGAGGGGTGGAGAAGGATGGTGAAAGTCCGAGCCTTGGCGGAGAGGCACATTGGATGGATCATCTGGTCCGAGAGCTCTAATTTTTGGTTTGACAATTGGCTAGGTACTGGGGGGCTGGCGGATTGGTTGGATAGCGTGTCGGACCACAAGGTGGCGGAATTTGTGCAAGGCGGTTCCCGGGACGTCCGCAGGATTTCACAATGGGTACCTCTGGATATAGTTGCAGAGATTGGCCAAACGCACCCACCTGTTGGGTCGCTTCCTGACCTAATGGTTTGGCGACCGGAGCCATCGGGCCATTTTACGCTCAAGACGGCTTTCTCCTTGGTCCAGCATCATTCTAGGCCTTCACTGCTATTCAATCGCATTTGGCATCCAGGGGTGCCACTGAGGGTTTCGTTTTTCCTCTTGCGCCTACTACGGGATCGCCTCCCCTTGGATTGTTCCGTATGGAAGTTGGGGATTCAGGGACCTTCTCGATGTTTGTGCTGCCCATCTCCTGAGATTGAGACTACGGAGCATTTGTTTGGCGATGGGGTTATGGCACGGTATGTGTGGAGGTTCTTTGGGGCTCCGGTTGGAATAG GTTGTCCCTTTGATGATCTGCTGGCATCTCTGGAAGGCTCGCAACGGTATGAAGTACGAGGCCAAGAGGATTGTAGGGGCACAGGTATGTCAATTGATCTTATCAGAGATGCTACAGTTGTTCAGGATCCAGTTTCCGGACTGTCGGGTTCCGTCGTGGTCGTGGATCCAGTTCCATTTGGCCATATCAACATGGAAACCGGCGGTTTCACATAG